Genomic segment of Bdellovibrio bacteriovorus:
CCCCGCGAAAGAGTTCTTCGGCGTCTTTATATTTCGCTTGGTGATAGTGAAGATGTCCCTGAAGAAGTTGGTATCGAACTTTGGATAAACTAAAAACTGGCACGGATAGAAAAGATGAAGAAATCTTTCGAAGATGTTGCTGCGTTTTTTCGATGTCGCCTTGAAAATATTCAGTCAAAGCCATCTCGATTTTCAGCTCGAAGCTGAGGTTTTCACCAAGAAAGTGATCCTTATTGAGTTGCAACTGATCCCAAGCGGCTTTGAGATAGGCTTTGCCGGCGCGCAAACTTCCGAGGTTTAAAAAACTCCTTCCAACAGCTTTGTGAAGCAAAAGCGCCTGATGTGTCGGCAGGTCCACATTTTTAAAGTGTTTGAGAATCTTAAGATAATTTCGCCAGTCTTCATCACAGTGATTTTTTTGCATATAAGGATCTGACAATAATACTTCTAAAGCTTTGTTCGCGGGACTGATCCGCAAGCGGTTCTTGTTTTGAATTAGCTGTGTAGTATCCGTCTGCAGCAGTTCAGCCAAATCCTTAAGCTGTTCTTTTTTTATTTTTTTAGAAGACTTGTTAACCCAGCGCTGAACCGTTTTTGTCGAGATCTTCAAATGCTTTGCAATAGCCGCATGGGAAAGCTTTTGCTCCCTTATCAGCTGAAGAAAGATGTCGTGATGAAGTATGTAGGACTCCGTGCTCATAGAACCCGGCTCTTTTATTTACTGTCGAAGGGATAATAAGGCACTTCCACGATGCTTCTAAAACCATTCCTGCCGGAAAGCGATGCTACCAGAGTTCTTAAAGCTCCGATATTTTTCCCTTGAGCTCCGATGATTTTTCCGATGGATTTTTGTGAACAGTTAACTTTGAATATCGTCGTTTTTTCGCCGTGAGTGATTTCAACGGACACATCGTTTTCGCCCGACATAAAGACCAATATTGTCGTCAGAATGTCCCGAATGCGCACGCTGACTTCAGCGCGAGACAAAGTCGCTTCACCAGCGTTTTCCACAACAATATTTACATCCATGGGGTCATACTTCTTTTTAATAACCTGCATTGTAATCCCTTTTTGACAAAGTCGGCTCACAGTATCGAGTGTCAGAAGGCACGGCTCAACTGGACACTTTGGACATTCCTGAAATTCTGTTTTGGCTTTCGGCGAAAAAAAGAAACAGCGGTGTAAATTCGGCAGCAGCCGAAACTGCGGCAGAACGTGCCGCCGATTTTTCGGCAGTTCTTTCCTCATCTCGATGAGTTTCGACTTAAGACCTAGTTTCGGTGGACCCCTGCTTGCATTCTTTGAAGACCATAGGGAGAACACATGAAACACCTACTTTCAAAAACATTGATATTGATATTCACGATTCTTATTTTTGCCGGTTGCAGCGGTGGCGGAAGCGGACAGAAAATTGTCGGACGCGATCAGTTTGTATACGTATTGAGCCGCGGCGATAGCAAGATTTATCAGTATCATCTTTCCAAGGACGGTGAGCTTTCACCATTGTCAGCTCCCACAATCAACACTGGAACTATGCCTTCTTTCATGATCATGGACAGTTCACAGCAGTATTTATATGTCGCAGATGAATACGATAATACTATTTCCCAATTTAAAATTGGTACGGATGGTGTGTTGACGGAGATCGCATCAGCCATCGCAACCGAGGATACTCCTGTTCATCTTGCATTAAGTCCCGACGCGAAATTTCTGTATGCTTCAAGTATGACCGAACCGAACATCACGCGCTTTTCGATCAGCGATGATGGGACTTTGAGTTTGAGCGGTTTCATTCCATACGCAGATTCATCTTTAGGAATTCATGTTTCTCCGTCAGGGGAATATGTATACGTCATCAGTCACTACAACGATTCTATTGCCCAGTTTCGTTGGCAGGCTGATGGAAGTTTTCAACCCTTGAGTCCGGCTTCGGTTCAAGCAGAAAGCTGCCCATCGGGTCCCGTCGGCGTAACTGCCTTGAAGCAAGGATCTTTTTTGTATGCAGCAAGTTGCTGGACGGATTTAGTGGAATCTTTTGCAATAGAGGCTGATGGCACCCTGACTAAGAAAGCCACCGTCTCCACGGGAGTCGCTCCTCAGGGACTGCTGATTTCAGGAAGTCAGATGTTCGTTGCAAATTCAGGAAGCAGCGATATTTCGTTGTATTCCATTCAGCAGGATGGATCCTTGATTCACCAATCACCCACGTCGGTCGCCGCCGGAATAGCTCCCGTCGGTATGACAGTGGATGCTGCGAATACTTTTGCCTATGTTCTTGATTCCGCTACCGATCAGATCATGCGCTACAAACTTTCTATCTATGGGTTGGTCAAGGACGACGCATTTTCAATAGCGACGGGCGGGTATCCTGTACAAATTTTGATGAAGTGACTCGATATTGATCATTCATGGAACGGTAAGGAACACTCTATTGCCAAGTCGAGTTTGTTGCTCGCGGTGACCGAATTTCTTTCGTTCAGATGAAATAGAAATATGAGTGGGAACTCACTCTTTAAAAAAGCTAGATCCTTGGTTTTCCGAGGGAAAATTTTAAGTTTATAATACTCTTACATGAGTGTTTGTTTACGGACCTCGCGAAATCAAACGAATGGCCTTGAGAGGATTTTCTCACATTGTCGCTGTCTCAGGATAAGAACTGAGCGATATTCGCAGAACATAATACCCCTAACGGGACTTTAACACTTCGTGAGGAATTCCCGATAAATAAAGAGTCATGTTCTGGGTTTACACGCAGGAAGTCCTGCTTTCATCTATTCTTGAACGTTGCCGCTGGGTCGGGAATTTGTTTGTCGCAGTCATTGCTGCGACAATTTTGTCGTCTTGTACGCTTGATACTCAATTGATAAGTGGCAAATCTCTCGAATTTTTCTCGGTAACTAGTGAAAGTGAAGGCCGTATAAATGGAAGCAACATGGCGGCAACTCCATTCAAAGGAAGCTGCGTTCCTGGTTCTAAAGTTACGATTACAGAAGCCACGGCAATACTAAATCATGAATTCACATGTGATAACACCGGTTCTTGGTCGCGATCTTTGGACCTTTCGGTGTTACCTGCAAACTATATTGGGGAACTTGTTTTTACGATGATTGCGCCCACGGGGCAGTCCTTTGAACAGAAGTATCCAGTAGAAAAAGATGTCGTGCCTCCAACCGTCACGATAGATGCGCCAGTTGCCGTGACGCCAATGAATGAAGGTTCTTATCCGATCACGGGA
This window contains:
- a CDS encoding KH domain-containing protein: MQVIKKKYDPMDVNIVVENAGEATLSRAEVSVRIRDILTTILVFMSGENDVSVEITHGEKTTIFKVNCSQKSIGKIIGAQGKNIGALRTLVASLSGRNGFRSIVEVPYYPFDSK
- a CDS encoding lactonase family protein, giving the protein MKHLLSKTLILIFTILIFAGCSGGGSGQKIVGRDQFVYVLSRGDSKIYQYHLSKDGELSPLSAPTINTGTMPSFMIMDSSQQYLYVADEYDNTISQFKIGTDGVLTEIASAIATEDTPVHLALSPDAKFLYASSMTEPNITRFSISDDGTLSLSGFIPYADSSLGIHVSPSGEYVYVISHYNDSIAQFRWQADGSFQPLSPASVQAESCPSGPVGVTALKQGSFLYAASCWTDLVESFAIEADGTLTKKATVSTGVAPQGLLISGSQMFVANSGSSDISLYSIQQDGSLIHQSPTSVAAGIAPVGMTVDAANTFAYVLDSATDQIMRYKLSIYGLVKDDAFSIATGGYPVQILMK